The Ascaphus truei isolate aAscTru1 chromosome 3, aAscTru1.hap1, whole genome shotgun sequence genome includes a region encoding these proteins:
- the ZC3H12C gene encoding putative ribonuclease ZC3H12C isoform X2 yields MGLKDHLGQSLGNLYVESSDSHTSAIVPWSMVQKPTMDKVNSRKEDSDKDTSEETCSSSGDSEESTNSDNESELSGRLVAEPCRVTKTHKQLCRSLCIEPYILKRNEILQDIKTEEALTITKEIKKPPDVVKDYQTKLDFALKLGYSEEQVLLVLNKLGTEALINDILGELVKLGSKCENEQNGGVSSTVMREASIESQRSESPFYQEVIDDSENLRPIVIDGSNVAMSHGNKEVFSCRGIKLAVIWFLERGHKDVTVFVPAWRKEQSRPDALITDQEILRKLEKEKILVFTPSRRVQGRRVVCYDDRFIVKLAFESDGIIVSNDNYRDLANEKPEWKKFIDERLLMYSFVNDKFMPPDDPLGRHGPSLDNFLRKKPVIPECKKQPCPYGKKCTYGHKCKYYHPERGNQPQRSVADELRAMSRSTTAKTASEVGLVKSNSVPSNTKIDSSSDMKRSAPKRQSDPSIRTQAYQELEEKLPTKNKFETRSVPSLVSILNTKSQSTPPSSNGILSVVHLPSQDQAPPGLYSPMLKSTKNHGTVPCDQYPKCESPVDIGYYSMVNAYSNLGISGNRSPERRYSLDTDYRISSVASDCSSDGSLSCGSSDSYAGYNDRSYVSSPDPQLDENMKCQHMHSHNHSCSQAFMQSYHDSLTRVQSYGHEEPKHHHKPPFPHMSVPLQHHTVAARSSCPNEYHVSQNSPVSKNGIMGRALVSTRMESVSDSRLYASSPLRQHKPHPSQEGPGSWERSNYGVGAYGYRQTYSLPSNPSQPCYEQFAFQSLPEHQDQSWRIPFCGIPQEPRRYQGTREKVFVNLCNIFPAELVRIVMKRNPHITDAQQLAAAILVEKSQYGY; encoded by the exons ATGGGTTTAAAGGATCATCTGGGGCAAAGCCTAGGCAATCTTTATGTGGAGAGCAGTGATTCACACACAAGTGCAATTGTACCGTGGTCCATGGTGCAAAAACCAACAATGGATAAAGTTAATTCCAGGAAAGAGGATTCAGACAAAGACACATCTGAAGAGACTTGCAGTTCCAGTGGTGACTCAGAAGAAAGCACAAATTCTGACAACGAATCTGAGCTGTCAGGTAGACTTGTGGCAGAACCGTGTAGGGTAACTAAGACGCATAAACAGCTATGCAGATCACTTTGTATAGAGCCATATATACTAAAGCGGAATGAGATTTTACAAGACATTAAAACAGAGGAAGCTCTGACGATTACTAAAGAGATAAAGAAACCACCAGACGTGGTAAAGGACTACCAAACCAAACTGGACTTTGCACTTAAATTAGGTTACTCGGAAGAACAGGTCCTGCTTGTTCTCAACAAGCTTGGCACTGAAGCTTTAATTAATGACATTTTGGGGGAGCTTGTCAAACTTGGCAGCAAGTGTGAGAATGAACAGAATGGTGGTGTAAGTAGCACGGTGATGCGAGAAGCATCCATTGAATCTCAGAGATCAGAATCACCCTTTTACCAGGAGGTGATCGATGACAGTGAAAACTTACGGCCAATTGTAATTGATGGCAGCAATGTGGCAATGAG TCATGGTAATAAAGAAGTGTTTTCTTGTCGTGGGATTAAATTAGCGGTTATCTGGTTCTTGGAAAGGGGCCATAAAGATGTTACGGTGTTTGTGCCTGCATGGAGAAAAGAGCAGTCCCGACCAGATGCCCTCATTACAG atcaagAAATCTTACGTAAGTTGGAGAAGGAAAAAATTCTGGTGTTCACCCCATCCCGTCGGGTGCAGGGGAGAAGGGTGGTGTGTTATGATGACCGGTTTATAGTGAAGTTGGCATTTGAGTCGGACGGCATCATTGTATCTAACGACAACTACAGGGATCTGGCAAATGAAAAGCCTGAATGGAAGAAATTCATTGATGAGAGGTTGCTAATGTATTCATTTGTCAATGACAA ATTTATGCCTCCTGATGATCCTTTAGGCCGTCACGGGCCAAGCCTGGATAATTTTTTGAGGAAGAAACCTGTAATCCCTGAATGCAAGAAACAGCCTTGTCCGTATG GAAAGAAATGCACATATGGGCATAAGTGCAAATATTATCACCCAGAGAGGGGTAATCAGCCACAGCGCTCAGTAGCTGATGAACTTCGTGCCATGTCTAGAAGCACCACAGCCAAAACTGCAAGTGAGGTAGGACTGGTTAAAAGCAACAGTGTTCCTTCAAATACCAAGATTGACAGCAGTTCTGACATGAAGCGTTCTGCTCCAAAGAGGCAATCAGACCCAAGCATAAGGACCCAAGCCTATCAGGAATTAGAGGAAAAGCTTCCCACCAAAAACAAGTTTGAAACCAGGTCTGTACCTTCTTTAGTTAGTATATTGAATACCAAATCCCAAAGTACTCCACCTTCAAGCAATGGTATCCTTTCAGTTGTGCATTTACCATCTCAGGATCAAGCACCACCTGGATTGTATTCTCCAATGCTAAAGTCAACAAAAAATCATGGCACTGTCCCCTGTGACCAATACCCCAAATGTGAATCACCTGTTGATATAGGATATTACTCGATGGTGAATGCTTATTCAAACCTCGGCATCTCTGGAAATCGAAGTCCTGAAAGGCGTTACTCACTGGACACCGATTACAGGATTAGTTCTGTAGCGTCTGACTGCAGCAGTGACGGAAGCTTGAGCTGTGGCAGTAGTGACTCGTATGCAGGATATAATGACCGCTCCTATGTCAGTTCTCCTGATCCACAACTGGATGAAAATATGAAATGTCAGCATATGCACTCGCACAATCATTCCTGTTCCCAAGCATTCATGCAGAGCTACCATGATTCTTTAACAAGAGTTCAAAGCTACGGACATGAGGAACCAAAGCATCATCACAAACCACCGTTTCCTCATATGTCTGTTCCACTTCAGCATCATACAGTTGCAGCCCGTTCAAGTTGCCCAAATGAGTACCATGTTTCTCAAAATTCCCCCGTTTCTAAGAACGGGATTATGGGCAGAGCTTTGGTGTCCACAAGAATGGAAAGCGTCTCTGATTCACGTTTATATGCCAGCTCCCCACTGCGACAACATAAGCCACATCCAAGCCAAGAAGGTCCTGGGAGTTGGGAAAGGTCTAATTATGGTGTCGGGGCTTATGGTTATCGTCAGACTTACTCATTGCCTAGCAACCCTTCCCAGCCATGCTATGAGCAATTTGCTTTCCAAAGCTTGCCTGAGCATCAGGATCAGTCTTGGAGGATACCTTTCTGTGGTATTCCACAAGAACCTCGAAGGTATCAGGGAACCAGAGAGAAGGTTTTCGTTAACTTGTGCAACATCTTTCCTGCAGAACTGGTGCGGATTGTTATGAAAAGGAATCCACACATCACAGATGCTCAGCAACTTGCGGCCGCCATTTTAGTGGAGAAATCCCAGTATGGATATTGA
- the ZC3H12C gene encoding putative ribonuclease ZC3H12C isoform X1 produces the protein MSVCFPPKEFKSFYQEYRNNSKVESDTCSSFMGLKDHLGQSLGNLYVESSDSHTSAIVPWSMVQKPTMDKVNSRKEDSDKDTSEETCSSSGDSEESTNSDNESELSGRLVAEPCRVTKTHKQLCRSLCIEPYILKRNEILQDIKTEEALTITKEIKKPPDVVKDYQTKLDFALKLGYSEEQVLLVLNKLGTEALINDILGELVKLGSKCENEQNGGVSSTVMREASIESQRSESPFYQEVIDDSENLRPIVIDGSNVAMSHGNKEVFSCRGIKLAVIWFLERGHKDVTVFVPAWRKEQSRPDALITDQEILRKLEKEKILVFTPSRRVQGRRVVCYDDRFIVKLAFESDGIIVSNDNYRDLANEKPEWKKFIDERLLMYSFVNDKFMPPDDPLGRHGPSLDNFLRKKPVIPECKKQPCPYGKKCTYGHKCKYYHPERGNQPQRSVADELRAMSRSTTAKTASEVGLVKSNSVPSNTKIDSSSDMKRSAPKRQSDPSIRTQAYQELEEKLPTKNKFETRSVPSLVSILNTKSQSTPPSSNGILSVVHLPSQDQAPPGLYSPMLKSTKNHGTVPCDQYPKCESPVDIGYYSMVNAYSNLGISGNRSPERRYSLDTDYRISSVASDCSSDGSLSCGSSDSYAGYNDRSYVSSPDPQLDENMKCQHMHSHNHSCSQAFMQSYHDSLTRVQSYGHEEPKHHHKPPFPHMSVPLQHHTVAARSSCPNEYHVSQNSPVSKNGIMGRALVSTRMESVSDSRLYASSPLRQHKPHPSQEGPGSWERSNYGVGAYGYRQTYSLPSNPSQPCYEQFAFQSLPEHQDQSWRIPFCGIPQEPRRYQGTREKVFVNLCNIFPAELVRIVMKRNPHITDAQQLAAAILVEKSQYGY, from the exons ATGTCTGTGTGCTTCCCACCTAAA GAGTTCAAGTCATTTTATCAAGAATACAGAAACAACAGCAAGGTGGAGTCGGATACATGTAGCAGCTTCATGGGTTTAAAGGATCATCTGGGGCAAAGCCTAGGCAATCTTTATGTGGAGAGCAGTGATTCACACACAAGTGCAATTGTACCGTGGTCCATGGTGCAAAAACCAACAATGGATAAAGTTAATTCCAGGAAAGAGGATTCAGACAAAGACACATCTGAAGAGACTTGCAGTTCCAGTGGTGACTCAGAAGAAAGCACAAATTCTGACAACGAATCTGAGCTGTCAGGTAGACTTGTGGCAGAACCGTGTAGGGTAACTAAGACGCATAAACAGCTATGCAGATCACTTTGTATAGAGCCATATATACTAAAGCGGAATGAGATTTTACAAGACATTAAAACAGAGGAAGCTCTGACGATTACTAAAGAGATAAAGAAACCACCAGACGTGGTAAAGGACTACCAAACCAAACTGGACTTTGCACTTAAATTAGGTTACTCGGAAGAACAGGTCCTGCTTGTTCTCAACAAGCTTGGCACTGAAGCTTTAATTAATGACATTTTGGGGGAGCTTGTCAAACTTGGCAGCAAGTGTGAGAATGAACAGAATGGTGGTGTAAGTAGCACGGTGATGCGAGAAGCATCCATTGAATCTCAGAGATCAGAATCACCCTTTTACCAGGAGGTGATCGATGACAGTGAAAACTTACGGCCAATTGTAATTGATGGCAGCAATGTGGCAATGAG TCATGGTAATAAAGAAGTGTTTTCTTGTCGTGGGATTAAATTAGCGGTTATCTGGTTCTTGGAAAGGGGCCATAAAGATGTTACGGTGTTTGTGCCTGCATGGAGAAAAGAGCAGTCCCGACCAGATGCCCTCATTACAG atcaagAAATCTTACGTAAGTTGGAGAAGGAAAAAATTCTGGTGTTCACCCCATCCCGTCGGGTGCAGGGGAGAAGGGTGGTGTGTTATGATGACCGGTTTATAGTGAAGTTGGCATTTGAGTCGGACGGCATCATTGTATCTAACGACAACTACAGGGATCTGGCAAATGAAAAGCCTGAATGGAAGAAATTCATTGATGAGAGGTTGCTAATGTATTCATTTGTCAATGACAA ATTTATGCCTCCTGATGATCCTTTAGGCCGTCACGGGCCAAGCCTGGATAATTTTTTGAGGAAGAAACCTGTAATCCCTGAATGCAAGAAACAGCCTTGTCCGTATG GAAAGAAATGCACATATGGGCATAAGTGCAAATATTATCACCCAGAGAGGGGTAATCAGCCACAGCGCTCAGTAGCTGATGAACTTCGTGCCATGTCTAGAAGCACCACAGCCAAAACTGCAAGTGAGGTAGGACTGGTTAAAAGCAACAGTGTTCCTTCAAATACCAAGATTGACAGCAGTTCTGACATGAAGCGTTCTGCTCCAAAGAGGCAATCAGACCCAAGCATAAGGACCCAAGCCTATCAGGAATTAGAGGAAAAGCTTCCCACCAAAAACAAGTTTGAAACCAGGTCTGTACCTTCTTTAGTTAGTATATTGAATACCAAATCCCAAAGTACTCCACCTTCAAGCAATGGTATCCTTTCAGTTGTGCATTTACCATCTCAGGATCAAGCACCACCTGGATTGTATTCTCCAATGCTAAAGTCAACAAAAAATCATGGCACTGTCCCCTGTGACCAATACCCCAAATGTGAATCACCTGTTGATATAGGATATTACTCGATGGTGAATGCTTATTCAAACCTCGGCATCTCTGGAAATCGAAGTCCTGAAAGGCGTTACTCACTGGACACCGATTACAGGATTAGTTCTGTAGCGTCTGACTGCAGCAGTGACGGAAGCTTGAGCTGTGGCAGTAGTGACTCGTATGCAGGATATAATGACCGCTCCTATGTCAGTTCTCCTGATCCACAACTGGATGAAAATATGAAATGTCAGCATATGCACTCGCACAATCATTCCTGTTCCCAAGCATTCATGCAGAGCTACCATGATTCTTTAACAAGAGTTCAAAGCTACGGACATGAGGAACCAAAGCATCATCACAAACCACCGTTTCCTCATATGTCTGTTCCACTTCAGCATCATACAGTTGCAGCCCGTTCAAGTTGCCCAAATGAGTACCATGTTTCTCAAAATTCCCCCGTTTCTAAGAACGGGATTATGGGCAGAGCTTTGGTGTCCACAAGAATGGAAAGCGTCTCTGATTCACGTTTATATGCCAGCTCCCCACTGCGACAACATAAGCCACATCCAAGCCAAGAAGGTCCTGGGAGTTGGGAAAGGTCTAATTATGGTGTCGGGGCTTATGGTTATCGTCAGACTTACTCATTGCCTAGCAACCCTTCCCAGCCATGCTATGAGCAATTTGCTTTCCAAAGCTTGCCTGAGCATCAGGATCAGTCTTGGAGGATACCTTTCTGTGGTATTCCACAAGAACCTCGAAGGTATCAGGGAACCAGAGAGAAGGTTTTCGTTAACTTGTGCAACATCTTTCCTGCAGAACTGGTGCGGATTGTTATGAAAAGGAATCCACACATCACAGATGCTCAGCAACTTGCGGCCGCCATTTTAGTGGAGAAATCCCAGTATGGATATTGA